The Nitrosococcus watsonii C-113 genome includes the window ATAGCCAAATTGGAGGGACTACTACTTGTTCGACTGGCATAACCTCCTGTATCATCAAACGCTGTGCATCTATGCTATGTATGCCGGAGACCGCCCGTCAAACTCCTAGATTATCAGGATTTACAATTATGAAAGAAGTTAAGAAAAAGAGGATCCTGCCATCGTGTAATCTTCTAATTACCGATGCATTTGCATTATTGGTCGGGGCGAGAGGATTTGAACCTCCGACCACTTGAACCCCATTCAAGTGCGCTACCAGGCTGCGCTACGCCCCGTTATGTGCGTATGATAACTTAAAACCTTCCATAACTGAAGAAGCCTTAAGTTTTAAGCAAACTCATAATCTCTTCGAGCTCTAAGCGGAGCTGACGTATAATTTGCCTACTTTGGGTACTATCCTCCCTGGCTTCAGCACCGGAAAGCTTTTGCCGGGCACCCCCTATAGTGAATCCTTGCTCGTAAAGAAGATTGCGAATCTGGCGAATCATAATGACATCTTGACGCTGATAGTAACGTCGATTGCCGCGTCGTTTCACCGGTTTAAGCTGTGGAAACTCTTGTTCCCAATAACGCAGAACATGTTGCTTTACATGACACAGCTCACTGACCTCGCCGATAGTAAAATAACGTTTTCCAGGTATCGGCGGTAATTCGTTATTATTGCTTGCCTCCAGCATAGGCTTCTACCCGCGCCTTAAGTTTTTGTCCAGGCCGAAAAGTTACCACGCGTCGCGCGGTGATAGGAATTTCCTCACCCGTCTTAGGATTGCGCCCCGGCCGTTCTCCTTTATCACGAAGCTCAAAATTACCAAAGCCGGAAAGCTTAACCGCTTCTCCCTGTTCTAGAGCGCAACGAATATCTTCAAAAAACATTTCTACAATTTCCTTGGCCTCCCGCTTGTTAAGACCAAGCTCCTGGTAAAGGATTTCAGTCATATCGGCCTTGGTTAGAGCCATAAGTCACTCCCTCATAATGGCGCCTAGTTCAGCTACTAATAGCGCCACCACTCGTTCTATAAAGATATTAACCTTATCGTCTGTCAGCGTGTAGGAAGGGTGCTGCAGAATGAATTTTAAAGCAAGGCTTTTTTTATCAGGATCAATTCCCTTCCCAGTATAAACGTCAAACAATTGTAATTCTTTAAGAATATCCGATTCACACCCCTTGAGGCAATCAAAAACTGCCTGCACGGGAATATTAGTATCCACTAAAAAGGCAATATCCCGGCGAATCGCTGGAAACTTAGATAAGGACTGAAAAACAGGCAAACTACCCCGCTCAACCGCCTCAAGCCGAAGAGAAAACAAGTAGGCGCGGCTGCTCAAGTCCAATTTACTCTCCAACAACGGATGCAAAGCGCCTAGCCACCCCACTACTTGGCCTTCCCGAAGAATTTGAGCACTCTGCCCTGGATGCAGAGCAGGGTGAGAGGCCGCCACGAACTCAAAGCAATTTCGCTGCCCCCCCAAAGCTAATATTGCCTCCACATCTCCCTTGAGATCAAAAAAATCGGCCGGCCGGCTCGCTAACCCCCATTGTTCTGGGTAGCTAGCCCCTGAAATAAGGCCAGCAACCGTTCTTTCCTGTTTAAGATCAGTTAACTGGCCATTAAATGTAAGACCATGTTCAAAAAAGCGAATTCGCTCTTGCTGGCGATATGAATTATACTGCAATGCCTGAATCAATCCTGGCCACAGGGTAGTACGCATAACTGCCATGTCCGTGGAAATCGGATTATTCAAGGCCAACGGGCTCTCATCAGGGTCCAATAATTGCTGCAGTCCTTGGTCCACAAAACTATAAGTGATCGCCTCCTGATAGTCCCGATCTACCAGCACCTGGCGAATACGATCAATAAAAACCCCCGCTTCTGTTTTCAGCACAGGCTGGATTTGTCCCACAGGCCGAGTGCTAGGAAGGCGATCATAACCATATAAGCGTCCTAATTCCTCAATAAGGTCCACCTCTAAGGCAAGATCAAAGCGAAAACTCGGCACCTTCGCTTCCCAACCCTCTTCAATTCTTTCCACTTCTAGACCAAGACGAGTCAATTGTTCAGTAATACGGCTCTCAGCAATCTCAACTCCGAGAACCCGGTGAATGCGGGCCTTCCGCAAAATTATCGTTGCCTGAGGAGGAAGCTGGGATGAATCCACCACCTCGATGACTGGTCCCGCCTGCCCCCCTGCAATCTCTAGCAGTAAAGCCGTCGCCCGTTCCATGGCCCGCCGCGGTAATTCGGAATCAACCCCACGCTCGAAACGGTGGGAAGAATCCGTATGCAAACCATAAAAGCGGGCGCGACCTGCAATAACACTCGGGTTGAAAAAAGCGCTCTCCAAAAATAGATGCCGGGTCTGGTTATTAATTCCCGATTCCTCTCCCCCCATAATCCCTGCCAAGGCAAGTGCTCGCTGCTGATCCGCAATGACTAACGTTTCTTCATCTAACCGTAAAGGGGTGCCATCCAGCAAAGTAAGCGCCTCGTCAGCTTGCCCATAACGCACTTGAATGCCACCTTTCAGCCGTTCTAGGTCAAAAGCATGCATTGGCTGCCCCAACTCCAACATGACATAATTAGTCACATCGACCACCAGCCCTAAACTCCGAAGACCACTACGCCGAAGCCGCTCACGGAGCCACCAAGGCGTCTGTGTTTGGGGATTAACACCCCGTAAAACCCGGCCTAAATAGCGGGGACAAGCCGCTGGCGCCGCTACAGTCACTGGGAAGATATCTTCGATTTGGGCTGTCACAGGCTCGATGGCGGGTTCCGTTACGGGAGACTGGGTGAGTACGCCCACTTCCCGGGCAATTCCGGCAACGCTTAGACAATCACTGCGGTTGGGGGTCAAGTCAATCTCAATACTGATATCATCGAGTTGCAAGAACTCATGGAGATCGGTGCCAGGAGAGGCTCCTTCAGGTAACTCCAATAATCCTGCTGATTGCTCAGCAAGGCCCAATTCCGCCGCGGAGCAAAGCATTCCAAAAGATTTTACCCCCTGCAATGTCACCGGCTCAATCCTTATGCCAGCCGGTAATTGGGCGCCAACAATGGCAAGCGGCGCCCATAGCCCGACTCGAGCATTAGGCGCGCCGCATACTACCGTCAAAAGGGAATCACTGCCGATATCTACTTGGCAAATCTGTAGACAATGGGCGCTGGGATGAGGCTTCACAGCTACTATTTTAGCAGCCTTAACACCTTTAAAAGTAGCTGCTACTGGCTCAGTACTCTCTACTTCTAACCCGGCCAGGGTGAGCCGTTCAACCAGATTTTCTCTACTGATATCTGGATCAACCCATGTTCGTAACCAGGCTTCACTGAATTTCATGGTTCACTGGCAATCATTTAACTTTTAATTAAATTGGCGTAAGAAGCGTAAATCATTTTCAAAAAATAAACGTAAATCATCCACTCCATAACGAAGCATCGCCAGTCGCTCAACTCCTAGACCAAAAGCAAACCCCAGGTATCGCTCGCTATCAATGTCCGCGTGCTCAAAAACTTTAGGATGGACCATACCGCAACCCAACACCTCCAGCCAGCCAGTATGGCCGCACACCCGACAACCCTTGCCGCCGCAGTTAACACATTGGATATCCATCTCCGCCGATGGCTCCGTAAAAGGGAAATAGGAGGGACGAAAACGAACTTCTAAATCTTCGCGTTCAAAATAGGCCCGCAGAAAATCCGCAAGAGTGCCTTTAAGATCGGTAAAACTCACCTGCTCATCTACCAGCAGCCCTTCCACCTGGTGGAACATAGGCGTATGAGTCAAATCGGAATCACAACGATAAACTCGCCCAGGAGCAATAATTCGCAGCGGCGGCCCCCGGTGCTCCATCACCCGAATTTGTACCGGCGAGGTATGGGTTCGTAAAAGGGTATGAGCATCAAAATAAAAAGTATCATGCATCGCTCTAGCAGGATGGGAAGACGGGATATTAAGTGCCTCAAAGTTATGATAATCGTCTTCTACTTCCGGTCCCTCATGTATCTCGAACCCTGCATAACGGAAAAATGCTTCAATACGCATCAAGGTGCGGGTCACCGGATGTAATCCACCCACATCCAGGCCCCGGCCTGGCAAAGTCACATCAATCGTCTCTGAAGCAAGGCGCACCTCCAGTGCCGCTTGCTCCAGGTCCTTGCGCCGGGCCTCGATTTCGTTCTGCACCGCTTGTTTAGCCTCATTGACCGCCTTACCAAAAATAGGGCGTTCCTCAGCGCTAACCTGTCCTAACGCTTTAAAATGGTTTGTAAGCTCCCCTTTCTTACCTAAATAACGAACCCGCAATTCATCCAAGGTTGGCAAATCAGGGGCGGCTGACACCGCCCGACGAGCCTTTGCGACTATCTCTGCTAATGCTTCTTGCATGGGTTCTTTAAATTCTCACAATACAAGGGTTAAACCATCGTCAACCAATAAAGGGGGAGGCAAATAGCCTCCCCCTTTAAATCTAACCCTATAAGCCAGTTACCTATCTCACCAGAGAGACTAATTCGCTAGCGCAGCTTTAGCTTGCTCGGCAATGGTGGTAAAGGCTGCCTTATCTCTAACAGCAAGATCGGCAAGCACCTTACGATCAATCTCAATCGCAGCCTGTTTCAATCCACTGATAAGGCGACTATAGGAAAGACCACACTCGCGGGCAGCCGCATTAATACGCACAATCCAAAGAGCGCGAAACTGCCGTTTGCGTTGACGCCGGTCACGGTAGGCATACTGGCTAGCACGCGTGACCGCCTGGTTCGCAACCCGGTAGACGTTTTTGCGTCGGCCGCGATAACCCTTAGCCTGAGCAATCACCTTCTTATGCCGGGCGTGAGCCGTTACTCCTCGTTTTACTCTAGGCATAACCCATCTCCTTTAAGCGTAGGGCAACATACGATCTAGCCGAGGACCATCCGCTGCACTCACTACTGCTAAAGGACGCAGTTTACGCTTACGTTTGCTGCTCTTTTTAGTAAGAATGTGATTATGGTGGCTCTGGGCGTGTTTGAATTTCCCGCTAGCCGTGCGCTTAAAACGCTTGGCGGCACCGCGGTTGGTTTTCAGCTTAGGCATGCTTAAATTACTCCGCATTTAATTAAAAGAAAAGACGTCTACCTCTAGCGTAGACGCCCTCGTTACTTTTTAGGGGCCAAAACCATGACCATTTGCCGACCCTCCCGTTTTGGATGCTGCTCAACGACTCCATATTCCTCTAAATCGTTACGGACCCGTTCCAGCAATTTAAGTCCCAATTCTTGATGGGCCAGCTCTCGCCCGCGAAAACGCAGACTCACCTTGGTTTTATCCCCTTCTGTCAGGAAACGTACCAGGCTGCGCAGTTTGACCTGATAATCCCCTTCTTCAGTCCCTGGCCGGAACTTAACTTCTTTGATCTGTATCTGTTTTTGTTTCTTTTTAGCAGCCTGACGTTTTTTATTCTCCTCAAACAGATACTTGCCATAGTCCATAATTCGACACACGGGGGGGTCGGCCTGTGGAGCAATCTCCACTAAATCCTCACCTGCTTCATCGGCTACATGCAACGCTTCCTCAATGGAAACAACTCCAATTTGCTCGCCATCAACACCAATCAAGCGAACTTCCGGAGAAGTAATTTCTTCATTCAGGCGCGTGCTCTTTTTTACAGCGATATTCTAATCCTCCTCAGAAATGTTACGACCAAGACGAGCAACGTCAACGCTAAGATGCTCCATAAAGGCATCGAGACTCATCACCCCCAGATCCTGACTGTATCGAGTACGCACGGCCACGGTCTGGTTTGCCACCTCCCGGTCTCCAATCACTAACAGATAAGGAATCCGGCGCAAAGTATGCTCGCGGATTTTAAAACCGATTTTCTCATTTCTCAAGTCTAAAAGAGAACGAAAACCTTTATTTTTCATCGTTTCTTCCACTTGACGGGCATATCCCTCCTGGCGGTCAGTAATGCTCATCACAACGACCTGTATAGGCGCAAGCCAAGGCGGAAATTTACCCTCGTAGTGCTCGATCAGTACCCCAAAAAAACGTTCTAAGGAACCTAATACCGCTCGATGGATCATAATAGGCCGATGGCGGGCACCATCCTCGGCCACATATTCCATTGCAAAACGCTCCGGTAGATTAAAATCTAGCTGGACCGTAGAGCATTGCCATTTACGACCAATGGCATCCTCGATTTTAATATCGATCTTGGGACCATAGAAAGCACCACCGCCTTCGTCCACGGCATAATCCAAACCTTTCTTATCCAACGCTGAACGCAACGCTTGGGTGGCCTGGTCCCAAATTGCTTCCGGCCCTACTGATTTTTCTGGCCGCGTGGAAAGATCAATTTCATAACGGTCAAAACCAAACGCCGCTAACATTTCTAAAGTCAAATCAAGGATACCCAGAATTTCATTCTCAATCTGCTCCTCGCGACAGAAAATATGCGCATCGTCCTGAGTAAACCCCCGCACCCGCATCAACCCATGCAGGGCGCCAGACATTTCATGGCGGTAGACGGTACCCAGTTCCGCCCAGCGGATGGGCAATTCCCGGTAGGAGCGTAGCCGGCCTTGGTACACCAGCACATGAAAAGGGCAATTCATGGGCTTAAGCTGGTAAAGCTGGTGGTCGTCCTCCATGGGTTGATACATGGACTCCCGATAAAAATCCGTATGCCCGGAAGTCTGCCACAGCTCCTCATGAGCGATATGGGGCGTATAGAGCGTTTCATAGCTTGCCGCCGTATGACGCTCTTGCCAAAAGTCCTCTATCACCCGCCGGATACGCGCGCCCATAGGATGCCAAAAGACTAAGCCGCCACCCGCCTCTTCCTGAATGGAAAATAGATCCAAATCAGAGCCAATCCGGCGATGATCTCGTTTTTCCGCTTCCTCAAGACGATGAAGGTAAGCCTCAAGAGCTTTTTTGTCAGGCCAGGCAGTGCCATAAATACGCTGCAGCATCTCGTTATTGGCATCGCCCCGCCAATAAGCGCCGGCCACCTTGGTCAGCTTAAAGGCTTTGAGCTTTGCGGTCGAAGGCACATGAGGCCCGCGGCAAAGATCCACAAAATCACCTTGCCGGTAAAGAGAAATTTCCTCCTCCGAGGGAATCGAGGCAATAATCTCAGCCTTGTATTCTTCCCCCATCCGGCGGAACAAAGAGATGGCCTCCTCACGGGATTTCAATTCTCGATGAACCGCAATATCTTGCTCCACCAATTCCCGCATTTTGGCTTCAATGGCCTCAAGATCTTCTGGGGTAAACCCCTCAGGATAGGCAAAATCATAATAGAAGCCATCCTCAATCACCGGCCCAATGGTTACTTGGGCTTCCGGGTAAAGCGCTTTGACCGCCTGGGCTAGCAAGTGCGCGCAAGAATGGCGGATAATCTCCAAGCCATCAGTATCCCGCTCAGTAATAATGGTAAGTTTCGTATCCCTCTCAAGGGGATAAGCGCTATCTACTAAGCGGCCATCGATTTTGCCCCCAAGGGCCGCCTTCGCTAGGCCCGGGCCAATATCAGCTGCTACGTCATAAACGGTAACAGGATGGTCAAAACCGCGCTGGCTACCATCCGGAAGGGTAATAACAGGCATGTGATAAAATCCTGTTCATGGCCCATACAAGAGGCCGGTTGAACAAAAAGACACCACCGTCGCAGTGCCTTGCAAGCGTAATGGTAGGCGCGATTGGACTCGAACCAACGACCCCCACCATGTCAAGGTGGTGCTCTAACCAGCTGAGCTACGCGCCTGTAAAAACAGAAGATTAATTTACCATGTCATACTCGGTTTCGCAACGGGCGGCGTTTATCTTCCCCTATCAAATTGCCCCCGCTTGAGAATTCCCCCCGCCTCGGAGCAGAGATGGAATCGCCTCCGTTAAAGACCCAGCCCTTAATCTTTTTGATTTCATCGCGCAACCGGGCGGCTTGTTCAAACTCTAAATTCTGAGCATGCTTGTGCATCTGCCGCTCTAGTTGTTGTAGACGTTTAGCCAATTGCTGGGGCGGCAAGCGTGTATATTCGGCGGCTTTCTCCTCCACCTGGTCAGGGGAGTGGCGGCCTCCTTTACCAGGGCTTGGCGTATAAACACCATCAATGATTTCCCGCACCGCTTTTTGTATCCCACGAGGAATAATACGATGGGTTTCATTAAAGGCAAGCTGTTTTTTCCGCCGTCTTTCTGTCTCGGCAATGGCCCGGCCCATAGAGCCTGTGACCGTATCCCCATAAAGAATGGCTCTTCCATGTAAATTGCGCGCAGCCCGTCCTATAGTCTGAATGAGCGACCGCTCCGAGCGGAGAAAACCTTCCTTGTCCGCATCCAGGATGGCCACCAAAGACACTTCTGGAATATCTAATCCTTCCCGCAGCAAGTTGATTCCCACCAACACATCAAACTTACCTAAACGCAGATCACGGATAATTTCTACCCGTTCTACCGTATCAATGTCCGAATGGAGGTAGCGCACACGAACCTCATGCTGTTCCAGATACTGAGTCAGATCCTCTGCCATACGCTTGGTAAGGACCGTTACCAATACCCGCTCATTTGCCGCCGCTCGCTGGCGGATTTCCGAAAGCAGATCATCCACCTGACTACCAGCGGGCCTTACCTCTACCGCCGGATCAACCAGACCCGTAGGACGTACTACTTGCTCAATCACGGCCCCCGAACGCTGCTGTTCATAGGGTCCAGGCGTAGCTGAAACAAAAATAATCTGGGGTGCTAACTGTTCCCATTCCTCAAATTTTAAAGGCCGGTTATCCAAGGCTGAAGGTAAGCGGAAACCGTACTCAACCAAGGTCTCTTTACGGGCTCGATCACCCCGGTACATAGCGCCCAATTGGGGCACTGTCACATGGCTTTCATCAATAACCAGCAAAGCATTCTTGGGGAGATAATCAAACAGGGTTGGCGGCGCTTCCCCAGGCTGCCTCCGAGATAGGAAACGGGAATAATTTTCAATCCCCGCACAGTAACCTAGCTCTAATATCATCTCGATATCAAAGCAGGTCCGTTGCTCCAGGCGCTGGGCTTCAACTAATTTATTAACGCCATAAAGCTGTTCCAATCGCTCAGCAAGCTCAATCTTAATTTCATCAACTGCTTGCAGCAGGACTTCCCGGGGAGTCACATAGTGGGTCTTTGGATAAACAGTCAAGCGGGAAACCTGGTGCAGTACTTCACCTGTTAAGGGATCAAAATAAGAGAGACTTTCTATCTCATCGTCAAAAAGCTCTACCCGGATAGCCTCTTGCTCCGATTCGGCAGGGTAGATATCAATAATTTCTCCCCGTACCCGGTAAGTGCCCCGGCGCAGTTCCGTATCATTGCGCTGATACTGCAACTCCGCCAAGCGGCGCAATATTCCCCGATGGTCTACCGTATCACCCACCATAAGGTGCAGTACCATATTCAGATAACTATCCTTATCGCCAAGACCGTAGATAGCGGAGACGCTTGCCACCACAATGGCATCGGGCCGTTCCAGAAATGCTTTAGTTGCGGAAAGCCGCATTTGCTCTATATGATCGTTAACCGAAGCGTCTTTCCCAATATAAGTATCAGAAGCTGGCACATAGGCCTCTGGTTGGTAATAATCATAGTAAGAAACGAAGTAACCCACTGCATTGTGAGGGAAAAATTCCCGCATCTCGCTATAGAGTTGGGCCGCTAGAGTCTTATTAGGCGCTAACACAATAGTCGGTCGCTGAACCTGCTGAATCATATTGGCTATGGTGAAGGTTTTACCTGATCCGGTCACCCCCAGCAGAGTCTGATACATTTCCCCAGCCGCTAGACCTTCCGTCAGCCGCGCTATCGCCTTCGGCTGGTCGCCTGCCGGCTGATAGTCGCTTACCAGTTGAAATACGCCCTTCACTGCTCTATTAAAGCCTTTCTGAAAAAATACAAATTCGCTATATTAAGATTTCAAGGTTATCGTAACATTTTCTTAAAATCAGGACGGCCCCAATTGGACATTACTCTTTCTAACCGCGTTCAAAAAATTAAGCCCTCTCCTACCCTTGCCATCACTGCCCGCGCCAAAGCCCTCCGGGCCGAAGGAAAAGATATTATCGGTCTGGGAGCCGGCGAGCCCGATTTCGATACGCCAGAGCACATCAAGGAAGCGGCTATTCAAGCCATTCGAGATGGCTTTACCAAATATACTGCCGTTGACGGCATTCCCAGCCTGAAAGAGGCCATTATCGCCAAGTTCTCCCGAGAAAATGGCTTCCAGTACGAACTTAATCAGATTCTAGTCTCTGTGGGCGGCAAGCAGAGTTTCTATAATTTAGCCCAGGCTCTGCTGAATCCAGGGGATGAAGTTATCATTCCAGCGCCCTACTGGGTCTCTTATCCCGATATGGTCCTCCTGGCAGGAGGCATACCCGTTGTTATCGCCGCGCCCCAGGAGCAAGCGTTCAAAATTACCCCCGAGCAACTAGAAGCCGCCATCACCCCTCTTACCCGGCTACTGGTTATCAACAGCCCCTCCAATCCAACGGGTACCGCTTATAGAAACGATGAACTCGCCGCCCTAGGAGAGGTCCTCCGCCGCCACCCCCAAATACTTATCGCTACCGACGACATGTATGAGCATATTTATTGGGGTGAAACACCTTTTTGCAATATTCTAAATGCCTGCCCCGATCTTTATGAGCGTACCCTGGTGCTCAACGGCGTTTCCAAAGCCTATTCCATGACCGGTTGGCGCATCGGTTATGCGGCGGGCGCGCCAACACTCATCAAAGCAATGAAAGCCATTCAATCCCAGAGCACCTCAAATCCTACCTCTATTTCTCAAGTAGCCGCGCAAGCGGCAATCGCAGGAGAGCAGGCTTGCGTTAAGGCCATGTGCCAAGAATTTAAAAACCGCCATGATTTTGTCCTCGAATACCTTAACGGTATCCCTGGAGTGCAAACCTTAGCTGGAAGCGGAACTTTTTATACCTTCCCCAATTTCCAAGCAGCTATCGCCTCACGAGAAGATATTAAAGATGACGTGGAGCTCGCGGAAAATATGCTTAATGCGGCAGGTGTTGCCGTAGTACCGGGGTCAGCCTTTGGCGCACGAGGGCATCTACGCCTTTCTTTTGCTACCAGTATGGAAAATCTGGAACAGGCCCTTGAACGTATTGCCGCCTTTCTTAGTTGAGTCGTCGCCTAACTAGCTCTTCGCGTCCTTCCCTGGACTTGTCGAGCTAGTTGGTTGGCTCAACCAGCCTGAGCCCTTCGGGGCTACGTTAGCAGTTGAAGCGAAAGCGACTCACCCTGGGGTGCATCTCCCAGCCCCAGGCTCTGAGGTCAAAGGCAATGAACTTTGGTGCGACACACGAGCGAATGCCGAGACTGAACGACCCTTCAAACATGGGCGAGGGAACCTTAACTTTTAGGAGTCACGAAAGTGAATAGTGTATTTGTTTTAGACGCTAATAAAACCCCGCTCATGCCGTGCCGTCCCTCTCGGGCCAGGCGGCTACTACGGGATAGGAAGGCAGCGGTCTATCGGATGCAGCCTTTTACCCTCATGTTGAAATACCGGGTTGAAGCCAGCCCACAGCCCATTGAATTTAAGGTGGACCCCGGCAGCAAAACCACGGGGCTCGCCTTGGTGGGTAAGTTCCAGGCGCAAGGCCGGGTGGTGCTGTGGGCAGGTAATCTAACGCACCGAGGGCAGGCTATCCGCGACAGGCTAGAGAGACGACGCGCTTTACGCCGTGGAAGACGCTACCGAAATACCCGCTACCGTGCGCCCCGGTTCTTGAACAGAACCAAGCCCAAAGGCTGGCTGCCACCTTCGCTACGCTCACGGGTTGAGAATGTCTCGACGTGGCTGAACCGTTTACTGGATAGAGCGCCCATCAGCGAATGCCATATTGAGACCGTGCGCTTTGATATACAGAAAATCCAAAACCCTGAGATTAGCGGCGTTGAATACCAACAAGGGGAATTGCTGGGATATGAAGTGCGTGAATATCTGCTGGAGAAGTGGGGTAGGAAATGCGCTTATTGCAACAAGCAAGATATCCCGCTGGAAGTGGAGCACATTACCCCGAGGTGCCGCGGCGGCAGCCATCGGGTTTCTAATTTAACCCTCGCCTGTACGCCCTGCAACCAAAGAAAGAACCACCAAACGGCGGCTGAGTTTGGTTACCCCAAGATACAAGCCAAGGCCAAGCTACCCCTGAGAGACGCCGCCGTCAATGCGACGCGTTACGCTATAGGTCGCGCTATTCAATCGCTAAGCTTACCCACCTCCTTCTGGAGCGGAGGCAGAACCAAGAAAAACCGCCTTTCCCAAGGTTACCCCAAAGACCACTGGATAGATGCCGTGTGCGTGGGTGAGAACGGCGCGAAGGTCACTATCACCGAGGACGTTCGGGCGCTGCACATCAAAGCCATGGGGCGCGGTGCCCGGCAAGTGGTGAGGACGGATAAACACGGCTTCCCCCGTGGCAAGGCCGGGCGGTGTAAACGGGTGAAGGGTTTTCAGACGGGTGACTTAGCAAAACTCATTCAGCCCAAAGGGAAGTATGCGGGTATCCATATAGGAATGCTCGCAGGTATCCGGGCCAGAGGAACTTTCGATATCAAGGCCAAGGCCGGTAAGATTTCGGCCAACTGGAAGAATTTCCAACTCATTCAAAGAGGAGATGG containing:
- a CDS encoding MerR family transcriptional regulator — its product is MLEASNNNELPPIPGKRYFTIGEVSELCHVKQHVLRYWEQEFPQLKPVKRRGNRRYYQRQDVIMIRQIRNLLYEQGFTIGGARQKLSGAEAREDSTQSRQIIRQLRLELEEIMSLLKT
- the ihfA gene encoding integration host factor subunit alpha; the encoded protein is MALTKADMTEILYQELGLNKREAKEIVEMFFEDIRCALEQGEAVKLSGFGNFELRDKGERPGRNPKTGEEIPITARRVVTFRPGQKLKARVEAYAGGKQ
- the pheT gene encoding phenylalanine--tRNA ligase subunit beta — encoded protein: MKFSEAWLRTWVDPDISRENLVERLTLAGLEVESTEPVAATFKGVKAAKIVAVKPHPSAHCLQICQVDIGSDSLLTVVCGAPNARVGLWAPLAIVGAQLPAGIRIEPVTLQGVKSFGMLCSAAELGLAEQSAGLLELPEGASPGTDLHEFLQLDDISIEIDLTPNRSDCLSVAGIAREVGVLTQSPVTEPAIEPVTAQIEDIFPVTVAAPAACPRYLGRVLRGVNPQTQTPWWLRERLRRSGLRSLGLVVDVTNYVMLELGQPMHAFDLERLKGGIQVRYGQADEALTLLDGTPLRLDEETLVIADQQRALALAGIMGGEESGINNQTRHLFLESAFFNPSVIAGRARFYGLHTDSSHRFERGVDSELPRRAMERATALLLEIAGGQAGPVIEVVDSSQLPPQATIILRKARIHRVLGVEIAESRITEQLTRLGLEVERIEEGWEAKVPSFRFDLALEVDLIEELGRLYGYDRLPSTRPVGQIQPVLKTEAGVFIDRIRQVLVDRDYQEAITYSFVDQGLQQLLDPDESPLALNNPISTDMAVMRTTLWPGLIQALQYNSYRQQERIRFFEHGLTFNGQLTDLKQERTVAGLISGASYPEQWGLASRPADFFDLKGDVEAILALGGQRNCFEFVAASHPALHPGQSAQILREGQVVGWLGALHPLLESKLDLSSRAYLFSLRLEAVERGSLPVFQSLSKFPAIRRDIAFLVDTNIPVQAVFDCLKGCESDILKELQLFDVYTGKGIDPDKKSLALKFILQHPSYTLTDDKVNIFIERVVALLVAELGAIMRE
- the pheS gene encoding phenylalanine--tRNA ligase subunit alpha, giving the protein MQEALAEIVAKARRAVSAAPDLPTLDELRVRYLGKKGELTNHFKALGQVSAEERPIFGKAVNEAKQAVQNEIEARRKDLEQAALEVRLASETIDVTLPGRGLDVGGLHPVTRTLMRIEAFFRYAGFEIHEGPEVEDDYHNFEALNIPSSHPARAMHDTFYFDAHTLLRTHTSPVQIRVMEHRGPPLRIIAPGRVYRCDSDLTHTPMFHQVEGLLVDEQVSFTDLKGTLADFLRAYFEREDLEVRFRPSYFPFTEPSAEMDIQCVNCGGKGCRVCGHTGWLEVLGCGMVHPKVFEHADIDSERYLGFAFGLGVERLAMLRYGVDDLRLFFENDLRFLRQFN
- the rplT gene encoding 50S ribosomal protein L20, with the translated sequence MPRVKRGVTAHARHKKVIAQAKGYRGRRKNVYRVANQAVTRASQYAYRDRRQRKRQFRALWIVRINAAARECGLSYSRLISGLKQAAIEIDRKVLADLAVRDKAAFTTIAEQAKAALAN
- the rpmI gene encoding 50S ribosomal protein L35, coding for MPKLKTNRGAAKRFKRTASGKFKHAQSHHNHILTKKSSKRKRKLRPLAVVSAADGPRLDRMLPYA
- the infC gene encoding translation initiation factor IF-3, whose protein sequence is MAVKKSTRLNEEITSPEVRLIGVDGEQIGVVSIEEALHVADEAGEDLVEIAPQADPPVCRIMDYGKYLFEENKKRQAAKKKQKQIQIKEVKFRPGTEEGDYQVKLRSLVRFLTEGDKTKVSLRFRGRELAHQELGLKLLERVRNDLEEYGVVEQHPKREGRQMVMVLAPKK
- the thrS gene encoding threonine--tRNA ligase: MPVITLPDGSQRGFDHPVTVYDVAADIGPGLAKAALGGKIDGRLVDSAYPLERDTKLTIITERDTDGLEIIRHSCAHLLAQAVKALYPEAQVTIGPVIEDGFYYDFAYPEGFTPEDLEAIEAKMRELVEQDIAVHRELKSREEAISLFRRMGEEYKAEIIASIPSEEEISLYRQGDFVDLCRGPHVPSTAKLKAFKLTKVAGAYWRGDANNEMLQRIYGTAWPDKKALEAYLHRLEEAEKRDHRRIGSDLDLFSIQEEAGGGLVFWHPMGARIRRVIEDFWQERHTAASYETLYTPHIAHEELWQTSGHTDFYRESMYQPMEDDHQLYQLKPMNCPFHVLVYQGRLRSYRELPIRWAELGTVYRHEMSGALHGLMRVRGFTQDDAHIFCREEQIENEILGILDLTLEMLAAFGFDRYEIDLSTRPEKSVGPEAIWDQATQALRSALDKKGLDYAVDEGGGAFYGPKIDIKIEDAIGRKWQCSTVQLDFNLPERFAMEYVAEDGARHRPIMIHRAVLGSLERFFGVLIEHYEGKFPPWLAPIQVVVMSITDRQEGYARQVEETMKNKGFRSLLDLRNEKIGFKIREHTLRRIPYLLVIGDREVANQTVAVRTRYSQDLGVMSLDAFMEHLSVDVARLGRNISEED